GTAAACAAATACCACATCTGAATTAATAGACAGAACATTTGAGACAATTATACAGTATGACGAACCTGATTATTCAAAGCTGCAGCAACTGGTGGTGTGGCTTGTTGAATAGAAGGCTGACTTGCAGCAGCAGTGAACAAAGGTTGTTGTTGCTGATACTGCAAACTAGCCCACTGTCCTGCATTATTTAAAGTTGATGTTGCTATCACTTCAAAAGATGTTACTGAAGCACTACTAGTAGGTGGGAATGTTGAGAAGCTGCTAGCAATTGTACCTCCAGCAGCAGTAGCAGTAAGAGTTGATCCCGTCAAAGGTCCTggaggagaaaagaagaattatAGACTGTTAACAACGTTTTCATTAACCTCCCAGGAATAGATGTTGCAACATGGGGATCACCTTGGGCTAGGGAAACCTGAGAGGGTAAAGATACTGGTACTGTCAATTGTGTCAGCACAGATTCAAGTGGATTTACGATTGAAGGACCTTGAGGTGCTTTTGGCTCAGGAGAAAAATCAAAAGAGGCCCAATTATTACCATTGGAATTTGCAGGCATCCCAAGTTCAGCAACAGTAGTTTGTTGGGCTTGAGTAATTGCTGGAGTAACAGATGGTTCaggatcatcatcaaaatcaataaGGCTCTTAATAGTCTCAGGCTTAACTTCTGTCCGGGTTACATGGCTGGATGCTAAGGTACTGGAAGATGCAGTCCTCTGCaattacaataatcaattatgataattttttttgtagaaaatcaattttggCAAGCTTAAAAGGGGAGATCATTCCATAAAAATCATAgtgaaaaaatgttaatattgaACCACATCACATGCATATATATTAAGAGAacaagaaaagaatatattgaTGTTCGTGCTTATTGTCACTTCCATGTTCTTTTGATGCTTACAGAGCTttgctcattttttttataaaaaaaaaaatattgacctaaatcaaattcatttccATCCTCCTCCTATTTATTTACCTCACAACCCCTCTATCTCATTCTACTAACTAACTACTATAACCATCCCAATCGTCCTAACTCCCAACACAAATCCTTGGAGCatacaaaatatcatcatcataAATAACTTTACCTGTGCGAGTGTTGAGCCATTAGCAGCCTGTACACCATTTGTTTTGGGTGGTTCACTTATTCGAAGAGGTACTACATTTTCTCCCAAGATTTCTCTAACAGGTCGGACTACAGGGGGGCTGGAAGAATCTGGATCCTTGGTATGATCAGGAGAATGGCTTTCCCCCTTATGATTTCCATCAGATATTCTCTGATCATCATATTTTCGTCGATCCCCAAATCTTTCTTCTCCATGCCAGTCATTGATTATAGGAGGACGACTAGGACTTACCTTGTAATCAGCATATTGCCTATTTTCTTGATCATATCCAGGACTTCTTCCACCAGGACTAGACCTATCGCTGTAACGATCCTCATATGGAGGGCTTTTCGGTCCGCCCTGGTACATCTCTGTCTTCTTGTTTTCATAGAAATCATCCTTGTCACCCTGTATAACAATGTACTAGTTAAATCAATTAAGCACAGACACAACATGGGTCCATATGTTTCTTatacaaagaaataaattttcagACCTAACAGGATCTCGACACAGCAGTACGAGACCGTTTATCATTATTACTACAAAAGGGTGGAACCTATTTTAACCTTGTAAGAaaatttagagagagagagagaagtttGCAGCGTTTTTGTCAGATATTACTACAACACAGCAGTACGAGATGTTTATCATTATTACTACAAAAGGGTGGAACCTATTTTAACCTTGTAAGAaaatttagagagagagagagaagtttGCAGCGTTTTTGTCAGATATTACTACAACACAGCAGTACGAGATGTTTATCATTATTACTACAAAAGGGTGGAACCTGTCTTAACCTTGCAAGCtaatttagagagagagaaggTAGCAGTGATATTTTGAGATATTGAGCACCGAATTTAATTTTGACATACatgtgtgtgtgcatgtatgTACTGTATCATACTACTTTTTGAATTCGGTGTTGAATTTATATCATGTATGAGTGTTTCGTATGGCAAATCAAACTCACAAGTCTTGATAAACTATTTTGTATCTACTTAAAATGGTAAATccgaagaagaaaacaaatgcTTTAGCACCTTTACTCTTGGAGGTTTATCATTGGTCTTCTCACTGCTGAATCTTCTATCGACATAAACATGCTTGATGAAATCCCGGAGCCTGTCAACATGGCTGGCAACAGAATGCAAATCAGAATAATGCAGTTTGCAATTAACATAAGAGCTAACAAGCAAATGTTTACCTGCTATCAGGAAAAGAATTACGTTGTGGGTCCCATTCCTTAAAATAGATTTCTTTTGCACGCTGCAAATTAGATATAATGAAAAACCGCATAAGAAATTGTAACATGAGAGACTCAAGATATCAAGAGCAAGTTCTATCACAAAAACACATTCCCACCTGATTTCCACCTTCTTGAAGTGCACTAACTTCTTGTGCAGTAAATTTGGCCATTGAAATTGATTTCACCCGATGTGTAAATTCTCGGCtggaaattaaaacaataagcAGTTGTGAGGAAAGGAAACTGAATCAACATTGTCCTACCTCTTCTACGACagaatatttaaacaaattacaGTTTGGATAAAACTGCCAATGAAAAATCAGACTTTTTTAGGTGTACAATTTACAAAACTACTATccataaaaaacaatatatatgtatatacagaTATTTCCAGCTTCATTGCCACTGGAGTAGAAGAAATATCAAGAGGAAAACATATAGAAAGTCCATGGCAAAACACAAGTCCCTTATGCAGACTAATATTAGCCATCAGTACTGTGGGTTTGCAAAGCACCTTAAACCATATCTACTTAACAATCTTTAAAGACAAcacattttgacaacactataAGCAAAAAGGTTGCAAGTACTTACTGTATTCCGCTACAGTTAGTGCATACAAACGTCCGGAAATTCGTGCACACATATTGTGGTCCCTAACAAcggagaaagaaaaagggttCGTTGAAACcaacttttctcaaattttaacatcaaattgaACAAGATAGGTccagaaaaatgaaagaaaaaaaaaacaaaaaaaaaactctagaaGTTGGTAGAGATTACAGGCtcttaaataaaaatctaaaaaaacaaCTCAGATGCCCAACAAAAGCAACCTATCTTATATCCAAATTTATCTATTCATCTAAGGCTACTTTCTTGCTGAAATCCAGAGAACATAGATAGGCACTGCATACTGCTATCATCCCAATAATTTTAATGGGCTACAACCATGACCTTAGAATAAAGACATGCGGCAAAACAAgcttataaattatttcaaagttcCTAGGTTAATAACTGaaaatcataaaatgaaaacattattaCCCAAATAAAAGATCACTTTAAACGATTAAAACATCTAACTCAactataattttcaataattgaCGGTAGAAAGTTAAGTGAAAGACTCCACAACTAGAAAATTGCACGGCATGCATATATATGCTAACTGTTGTCCAgcaaaaagcaaaaatattttgCTCTCATGATTTATCCACCATAATGTAAAGTGTGCAATGATTTGCAAACAGTTAAACAAACCTACAATTCATTGCTGCAATGCATTCCTTCTGTCAGACCATTTTGTTTCCATTAACAAGCAATCTATTTAAAGTGACTTTCCCGCGATAACAAAGCCCAGGTCAACCTAACATTAATGACCTTGGGCCACTCATCCAATTTCAAACGTATCATAATTACACACAAACATCTTAGGTGTTTGAAGAGTAAGAAAAGTCATTACTCACATTACATTGAAGGTAAAACATATCAATGTCCCTCACGTTAACTACAATTGAATGTTTTAAACTGATGTTGTATACATTCAATGGTGTACATAGTAGGAAGACTCACTAACACAAAGAGCACCTAACAAAAACTCAATCCGTAATTTCAGAACAAGTTCTATTATCAAGAGAGGGAGGAAAAACCTACCAGACTGTTACAGTTAATACATCTTCGATTCGGCGTGAGTTTAAGAAGACCTCGAATTATTCGTTCATGTTTCTCATCTTCCTTCAGTCGACTAGCCATCTTCACTTCTGTTGCACACATCACAGCATATACAACATTAACATCAATTCCTcacgaaaataaaaaacatccaATTAAGCAAACTCTGATTGCTCCAAAGACGACAAAGCAACAGACTAAACTTTTCATGCTTTCATCCAAAATGACGATCATACGCGTTATCTCCGCATAACGCGGCTAGAATGTTCCAGAACTAAAACGAAAACAATAATCTAGAACATTCCGTTCCTTAGGCAACAATTTTCACAGCAACCGAACGGAGACGAGTGCAAAGAGGAGGCAAAAGAAACGATAATGCAAAAACAGTAGATCTGATCATGGAGGACTAGCCTAAGAAGAGCAAAGCGTTCAAGTGAGCAACCTCGTGAAGTGAAAACTGTttgaaaaccctaaaagttgaagaaagagaaaacggAAATGAATGAAATGAGAAGTAGTAACCTGATTTTGCAGCAGAAGAATAATCAGTAACGAGTCTTGAACTTCAGCACCTTACAGCGCtcaaaggagaaagagagagcgagcaagagaaagagatctttctgAATTGAGAAATCAGTTACAAGTTTGTACAGAGTCGATAGAGATTAGCGTAACAGcatgaaaagagaagaaacagAGAAAACAGAGAGGAAAGGAAGGATTGATCGGGAAAAAAAGTTTAGGAaaaaacaatacttttttaacaactttttcacaacgtgacagcttgtgattggtccgttttaaatattttttaaatataaatttaaatagatcaataaaatgatgacacgtgtctcgttatcaaaaaaattggcaaaaaatgttgttaaaatatcattctccaAAAGTTTACTATATTTCGCAAATCTTTTTAGTACAGCCTCCAGCTGTATATGGAGGATGATTTTATTTTACGGTCGGATTCCAATTTATTATGACAGTCTCCAGCTTTGGTCGTACATCAGGACTCCAAATTCTATATATAGCATTCTTCACTATTGTATTACTCCCtctttttaaactatttttcccTGAAGATAATCTTACTCAGATATTAGTTCAATCATAAGTATCAGAGTTTCAATATTTGACATAACTATACATTTAATACTAAcacttgaattaaaattatttgatgtttgaaaacgtgattgtttaatttttcttatctcTTATTTTTACTTACATGATAGACCAATTTCAGtaatatttttaagagaaaataactcttaaaagttaaaagaaataagcaattttaaaaaaaaaataaaaaatcgcCGGATTCTTCCATTTGTTTCCGGGACCATGTGTAATGTTCAATGTCATAATATGCTTTCATTTCAGTTTTCTTTTCACCAGCAATGAACAACAAAACTAAAggaattttaatcaataatacCATATCCTTCTTTGTCGCATATAAATATTCAAGACAATTATAAGCTTCTTTCCTGTCGTTTATTACAGCATCACTATCGCTGTCCGTACATAACAAGAAGCCAACCATAACTTACAAACTTTATTTACGGTATGTATaagatatttagacaacattttgttgataacatttgaacattgattacgtgttaatctataattggtcgtaaattacttcataatagtgtttatgattattattattgattatggaataatttacgaccaatcacaaattgacacgtaatcaatgttcaaatgttgtcaaaaaaatgttgtttaaatatcattatccttaagttataattataaaatatcttttactttattttattttaagtttcatATTAAAACCTTAATTTCAAATGGTGTTTAGTCCAATAAAAGAATTGtttgaaatagaaaattatacATCCATTTTTCGTCCTTTCACATGattaattgaaattcaaaagCTTTTCACATCCTTCATACGAGAATCACATATGTTATTTAAGATTAACTcagaaaacaatattataatctCAACTCATTGATCATTAAAATATATGGACTATATTAATACATGCAATGATACGAGGATCACATATATCTTGATAATATCAATTGTTTAGGATTAACTCGTAAAACAAGATTATGATCTCAACtcattaatcaaataataattggttattaaaatatataaattacattaatacaTACAATGATAGGAAGACACATATCTTGATAATCTCAAGTGTTTAGAATTAATTcgtaaaacaaaattatgatcTCAAATCATTAATCAAATGATAATTGGTCATTAAGATGTATAGACTACATGCGATGATACAAAAATCacatatatcttaataatttttaagtattCAAGATTAATtcgtaaaacaaaattataatcttAATTCATTAATCAAATGATAATTGGTCGTTAGAATATATAGACTACATTAATATGtgttcatttaaataaaataatttataacaactATATAAATATGCCGACAATTTACTTATaagagattatatatatatatatatatatatatatatatatatatatatatatatatatatatatatatatatatataatataacataatatgatataaatacATAAGATATTTGATATTCTTTTTAACCTGCAACGATCTTGTATGTGTAATTTTATTATGCTAGAGTCATAGTTCCGACACCTAATTCGTCGTTAGGATCATATGCCGATATTTTGCAATAGTATAATTTCTTAGTTGATTTACTACGACACTTCTTGCTTCGCGCGTCTTACTCTACAGAGTACACAACGCCGACACACAACGAGAACAGACAATTTCGAATTCTTTGAATTGCAGAAGCATACTGACAGTAATCGAAGAATCCAGActaataaaccctaaatcatatcacagatcttcttcttcttcttattattattattattattattctttctcttcatttttcatcAGTTTTTACGTTCTGCTGTGTGCCACAGGGGACGGAGTTTCATTGATGCGGTGCACCGTATGAAGGGTGGAGCGAGCGATTACGATGAAGACCGGATTCCATCGGTGGAGTTCGGATGATCAAAGAAACGTAAGTGATGATGAATTGGACGGTCTTGATGAGCGCAAAGTAGGAGTTGTCATTGATGAGCAACGAGGTTTTCGTGGCTTGGTCTCTTTCGAAGTTGCCTTGCCGCTTATACCAAGTAATTCTTTCTCCACTATTTCacttgaaaatttattcaaactaTCTTATTAGTCCATATTTGTCCTGTTTTCTGGGttggaattttaaaaatctttttatgGTGTATGGATTATTCACATGCttaaatgtttttcttgtaAGAAAACTCAATATACTTCAATTTTATGATGTATTGATTACCCGTTACTGCAATTTTGGGTTTGTGAAGCGTTCATTCTCAAACGCTGGGAGCTCTTCCTGAACAAAAAGGAGTTATGCAAGTATTCAACTATGCTTGAACGTTTGTCTTGTATTAGATCTTCCGCTCCTTTTAGTTTCTTTGTTCATGCTTCTTTTCTCACCTGTTCTTCGTCACAGCATCACAGAATTTATAGTCCCAAAGTGCCCATGATTCTCTATTCCTAATCCTTTCTACATTATTTTTGTTAGCttgtattattcttttcttcttcttcaacctGTCAAATCAACTTATTCATATCTTGACGATGACAAAAGAATTCCTCTACCACCGCGCTATTGTGTTGTTGAATAAAGTCTAATCTCATGAACAATTCAGACTACTTTACCACTACCCAGTCAACAATTGACCTTACGTCCTGATAGTGAAGGCGtgagtttgattttttttagttccCACTTTCCAGTGCCGTTAAACATGAATCCGTCACTCACATGATGTGGGTATCAGCTGAgcttaatgaaaaaacaaacactaatatcaatttttttctaaatctttgGCAGCAAACTATgcattgaatttgaaaaacacaTCAAACTACAAACTTCATGTGCATGACTGGGTTGGAATAGGAAATGACATTTCGTGGAGCTTTTGGAGCTTCCTTTCAGCTTGGGACCAGTCCATTTTTTTCTTGGAAATCCACCATGCCACCTCAAGTTGGTTCaactttaaattttcttttcatcataGCAACTGCAACAGCTTTTGTGAGAGTCGTATGGTGTCTTTACT
This genomic stretch from Vigna radiata var. radiata cultivar VC1973A chromosome 7, Vradiata_ver6, whole genome shotgun sequence harbors:
- the LOC106769412 gene encoding uncharacterized protein LOC106769412 — its product is MKTGFHRWSSDDQRNVSDDELDGLDERKVGVVIDEQRGFRGLVSFEVALPLIPTFILKRWELFLNKKELCNMAPEGYAPQSQLGSGNCGKYNFWPPISCSTV
- the LOC106765388 gene encoding probable ADP-ribosylation factor GTPase-activating protein AGD14 isoform X2; the protein is MASRLKEDEKHERIIRGLLKLTPNRRCINCNSLGPQYVCTNFRTFVCTNCSGIHREFTHRVKSISMAKFTAQEVSALQEGGNQRAKEIYFKEWDPQRNSFPDSSHVDRLRDFIKHVYVDRRFSSEKTNDKPPRVKGDKDDFYENKKTEMYQGGPKSPPYEDRYSDRSSPGGRSPGYDQENRQYADYKVSPSRPPIINDWHGEERFGDRRKYDDQRISDGNHKGESHSPDHTKDPDSSSPPVVRPVREILGENVVPLRISEPPKTNGVQAANGSTLAQRTASSSTLASSHVTRTEVKPETIKSLIDFDDDPEPSVTPAITQAQQTTVAELGMPANSNGNNWASFDFSPEPKAPQGPSIVNPLESVLTQLTVPVSLPSQVSLAQGPLTGSTLTATAAGGQWASLQYQQQQPLFTAAASQPSIQQATPPVAAALNNQPWTVPSVPSVQGHPSTSIPHASHLVPKPANEVMSSVVLQTSAVDMKPSGRSELPEDLFTVKYSSFPAPVPGWQTGLPPSMGIPIHYNNAVPMPSFPQASKSINPFDASNEPTPVQVPTFPSMSSLQGALPSVTPSAKIHPSNMGNPSFAWNPSSSYALVPPPQAQTIAPVMGPGAYMGIHVNNPQMVTNMPIPRHQGFGRLATEGTAFGFSNPDQKLSSSRLSTAVTPNTFQAGGNPFG
- the LOC106765388 gene encoding probable ADP-ribosylation factor GTPase-activating protein AGD14 isoform X1 yields the protein MASRLKEDEKHERIIRGLLKLTPNRRCINCNSLGPQYVCTNFRTFVCTNCSGIHREFTHRVKSISMAKFTAQEVSALQEGGNQRAKEIYFKEWDPQRNSFPDSSHVDRLRDFIKHVYVDRRFSSEKTNDKPPRVKGDKDDFYENKKTEMYQGGPKSPPYEDRYSDRSSPGGRSPGYDQENRQYADYKVSPSRPPIINDWHGEERFGDRRKYDDQRISDGNHKGESHSPDHTKDPDSSSPPVVRPVREILGENVVPLRISEPPKTNGVQAANGSTLAQRTASSSTLASSHVTRTEVKPETIKSLIDFDDDPEPSVTPAITQAQQTTVAELGMPANSNGNNWASFDFSPEPKAPQGPSIVNPLESVLTQLTVPVSLPSQVSLAQGPLTGSTLTATAAGGTIASSFSTFPPTSSASVTSFEVIATSTLNNAGQWASLQYQQQQPLFTAAASQPSIQQATPPVAAALNNQPWTVPSVPSVQGHPSTSIPHASHLVPKPANEVMSSVVLQTSAVDMKPSGRSELPEDLFTVKYSSFPAPVPGWQTGLPPSMGIPIHYNNAVPMPSFPQASKSINPFDASNEPTPVQVPTFPSMSSLQGALPSVTPSAKIHPSNMGNPSFAWNPSSSYALVPPPQAQTIAPVMGPGAYMGIHVNNPQMVTNMPIPRHQGFGRLATEGTAFGFSNPDQKLSSSRLSTAVTPNTFQAGGNPFG
- the LOC106765388 gene encoding probable ADP-ribosylation factor GTPase-activating protein AGD14 isoform X3; translated protein: MAKFTAQEVSALQEGGNQRAKEIYFKEWDPQRNSFPDSSHVDRLRDFIKHVYVDRRFSSEKTNDKPPRVKGDKDDFYENKKTEMYQGGPKSPPYEDRYSDRSSPGGRSPGYDQENRQYADYKVSPSRPPIINDWHGEERFGDRRKYDDQRISDGNHKGESHSPDHTKDPDSSSPPVVRPVREILGENVVPLRISEPPKTNGVQAANGSTLAQRTASSSTLASSHVTRTEVKPETIKSLIDFDDDPEPSVTPAITQAQQTTVAELGMPANSNGNNWASFDFSPEPKAPQGPSIVNPLESVLTQLTVPVSLPSQVSLAQGPLTGSTLTATAAGGTIASSFSTFPPTSSASVTSFEVIATSTLNNAGQWASLQYQQQQPLFTAAASQPSIQQATPPVAAALNNQPWTVPSVPSVQGHPSTSIPHASHLVPKPANEVMSSVVLQTSAVDMKPSGRSELPEDLFTVKYSSFPAPVPGWQTGLPPSMGIPIHYNNAVPMPSFPQASKSINPFDASNEPTPVQVPTFPSMSSLQGALPSVTPSAKIHPSNMGNPSFAWNPSSSYALVPPPQAQTIAPVMGPGAYMGIHVNNPQMVTNMPIPRHQGFGRLATEGTAFGFSNPDQKLSSSRLSTAVTPNTFQAGGNPFG